In Sphingomonas sp. LT1P40, the DNA window TCGCGCCACTTTCGCGGCTGTCCGATCAGCGCGTCGCCCTCAAGCGGCGTGGCGGGGGCGGTTCCTGCATCGGTCGTCACGGTCGCAAATCCGCGCCGCAGCCCTTCGACCATGCCCGAATAGCCAAGCGCGAACGTGCCTGCAAAACCGCCGCTGCCATTGCCGTGAAAAACGCCGGTCCAGCCCTGTGCCGGCAACCACAGCTCAACGCCGATGTCTGAACCGGGTTCGGATCGCACCCGGGCGACGACGCGGCAGAAGCTGCGATAGCCGGGGACATCGCCCGCGATCGTCGTCTCAGGCGACTTGGCGGGCACCAGCGCCGCGCTGGCGATCGTCGTGTCGCGCAGCTTTAGCCCCGCAAGCGCCGTGCAGCGTGCGGCGGCGTCGGCGGTGGGTTTGCGGGCCTGCGCCAGCGCCGCGCCCGGGACCGTCCAGATCGCGGTCGCCGCGAGCAGGGCGAGGCAGTGGTAGCGCTTCATGATCTTCTCCATCCTCATGTCAGCCACGCTCATGCCGCGCCAGTCGCCGAGGATCGCTTGATCAGCCGGGCGAGCCACAGAAACAGCAGAGCGGCGACGAGATACATCGGCGCCAGCGCGTAAAAGGCCATCTGCAGCGAATGACCGCCATAATCTGGGCGGAAGAAATCGCTGGCGACACCCACGAACGTCGGGCCGAGGCCGAGGCCGACAAGGTTCATGACCAGCAGCAGCAACGCGCCGGAAATCACCCGCGCGCCCGGAGCGACCTCGCCCTGCACGAACGTCACCGTCGCGGGGAGGAAGAAGGAATTGAGGAACAGTGGCACGAACAGGAGCGCAAGCGCGACCTCCCATCGGTCGGCTGCCGCAAAGCCGAGAAAAAAGGGCAGTGCCAGCACCAGCGACAGCGCCGGAATCGTCGCATAGGCCGCCTTGTTCCGGACGGCATAGCGATCGATCAGCTTGCCCGAGACAAAGATGCCCGTGCCCATGCCGAGTCCGACCGCCAAAGCATACCAGATCGCAACCTCGTCCAGCGTCATGCCCTTTTCGCGCATCAGGAACAGGGTCGCAAAGTTGGCCAACCCATAAGTGATGAAATTGGCGGCACCGCTGGCGAGCGCGGCGACCGCCAGCAACTTGTTACTGAAAAATCCGCTGATCGATTGGCCGAAGCTCGGTTCCGGACGGGTGCTGACGGCGGCTGGTGCGGGATCATAGCGGCCGCGGACCGGCTCGGGCACGAGGAAATAGACGAGGATCGCCGTGACGATACCGATCGCGCCCACGACATAGAACGGCACCCGCCAGTCATAGGCTGCCGCCAGCGATGCGCCAAAGGCCACGCCCAAAGCAGAACCGATCGGCGGGCCGAGGTTGAAGATGCCCATCGCGGTGCCCCGCCGTTCGCGCGGGAAGGTGTCGGAGATGATCGCGTAAGAAGGCGGCACCCCGCCCGCCTCGCCGATGCCGACTGCCATGCGGGCGGCGGCGAGCTGGCCGTAATTGCCCGCCATGCCGCAAGCGATGGTCGCACCGCTCCACAGGCCGCAGGCAAGCGACAGAATTTTGGTCCGGTTCGAGCGGTCCGCCAGCCAGCCGACCGGAATCGCAATGAAGCAATAAAACAATGCGAAGTAAAAGCCGGTGACATAGCCGAGCTGGCTGTCCGTGATCTGCAACCCGTCCTGAATCGGTTTCGCCAGAATGGAGACCAGCTGGCGATCAAGGAAGTTTAGCACATAGACAAAGCACAGCATGCCCAGCACGAAGCCGGAATGGCCGTGTCGGACGGTATCTGCACCCGCCTGGTGATGCGGCATGTGGTCGGTCGCCATCGGCTTCAATCCCTTCCTATCCGTTCCGTTTCGTTTCGATCCAGCCGGCGCGGCCCCTGCCACCGCCCAGCCCGGCGGCGACGCGCTGCTTCAGCAGCGCGGGCGGGCGGAACCGCTCGCCATAGGCATCGTGCAGGATATCCTGCACCTGCAGGCACAGATCGGATGTGACGATATCCATCATTGCGAACGGGCCAACCGGGTGGCCCAGGCCGAGGCGACACGCGGCATCGAGATCGGCCGGCGTCGCAACGCCCTCCTCGACCAGCTTGACCGCTTCGATCAGCAGGGCGTGCAGCATCCGGTTGACCGCGAAACCCGCCACGTCCTTGATCCTGACCGGCTGCTTGCCGATCGCGCTCAGTACGCTCGTCACTTCGTCCACCACCGCATCGTCGGTGGCAAAGCCGGGGATCACCTCGACCAGCTTCATGCGCGAGACCGGCGAGAAATAATGGGTGCCGAGGAAACGCGCGCGGCGATCGGGCGTCACAGCAGCGGCCAGCGTGGAAATGGGCAGGGTCGAGGTGTTCGACGCGATGATGCACATCGACTGGCACGCTTCGTCGAGCGCGCGCAGCACGGCGGTCTTTGCATCGAGCGATTCGTAGACCGCTTCGGTAACCAGCGCACAGTCGCTCATCGCGGCAATCGCGGAGACGGGTTGAATGCGGGTCAGCGCCGCCTCTGCTGCTTCGGTCGTGTAAAATTCCCGGGAGACACCCTTGTCAAGGATCCCGCGAAGCCGCTCGACCGCGCTGGCCAGCGCGTCCTCGCTGCGGTCGTGCAGCAAGACGTCATGACCGGCGAGCGCAAAGACCAGCGCGATCTCCGCCCCCATCAGCCCCGCGC includes these proteins:
- a CDS encoding spinster family MFS transporter codes for the protein MATDHMPHHQAGADTVRHGHSGFVLGMLCFVYVLNFLDRQLVSILAKPIQDGLQITDSQLGYVTGFYFALFYCFIAIPVGWLADRSNRTKILSLACGLWSGATIACGMAGNYGQLAAARMAVGIGEAGGVPPSYAIISDTFPRERRGTAMGIFNLGPPIGSALGVAFGASLAAAYDWRVPFYVVGAIGIVTAILVYFLVPEPVRGRYDPAPAAVSTRPEPSFGQSISGFFSNKLLAVAALASGAANFITYGLANFATLFLMREKGMTLDEVAIWYALAVGLGMGTGIFVSGKLIDRYAVRNKAAYATIPALSLVLALPFFLGFAAADRWEVALALLFVPLFLNSFFLPATVTFVQGEVAPGARVISGALLLLVMNLVGLGLGPTFVGVASDFFRPDYGGHSLQMAFYALAPMYLVAALLFLWLARLIKRSSATGAA
- a CDS encoding 3-hydroxyacyl-CoA dehydrogenase family protein, with the translated sequence MKAGVVGAGLMGAEIALVFALAGHDVLLHDRSEDALASAVERLRGILDKGVSREFYTTEAAEAALTRIQPVSAIAAMSDCALVTEAVYESLDAKTAVLRALDEACQSMCIIASNTSTLPISTLAAAVTPDRRARFLGTHYFSPVSRMKLVEVIPGFATDDAVVDEVTSVLSAIGKQPVRIKDVAGFAVNRMLHALLIEAVKLVEEGVATPADLDAACRLGLGHPVGPFAMMDIVTSDLCLQVQDILHDAYGERFRPPALLKQRVAAGLGGGRGRAGWIETKRNG